A portion of the Caldalkalibacillus thermarum genome contains these proteins:
- the pseI gene encoding pseudaminic acid synthase, whose product MQGINLGGKLVGTGHPPFIIAEMSGNHNQSLERALEIVEAAAKAGAHALKLQTYTADTMTLNLEHGDFYIDDPNSLWKGQSLYKLYQQAYTPWEWHKPIFDRCRELGLIPFSTPFDESAVDFLEELDVPFYKIASFENNDIPLIKKVAATGKPMIISTGMATVAELDETVRTAREAGCKDIILLKCTSTYPASPENSNIITIPHMRQLFNCEVGLSDHTLGVGVAVASVALGATVIEKHFTLSRADGGVDAEFSLEPHEMKMLVEETKRAWEALGRVKYGPTKQEQASMKFRRSLYVAQDMKAGEVFTKENLRVIRPGYGLPPKYYDQLLGKRVKKDVKKGTPVGWDLIGG is encoded by the coding sequence ATGCAAGGAATTAATCTTGGTGGTAAACTGGTCGGGACAGGACATCCTCCTTTTATTATTGCTGAGATGTCAGGAAACCATAATCAATCATTAGAGCGGGCCCTGGAAATTGTTGAAGCAGCAGCAAAGGCGGGGGCACATGCCTTAAAATTACAGACCTATACTGCTGATACCATGACTTTAAACCTAGAGCATGGGGACTTTTATATTGACGACCCTAATAGTTTATGGAAAGGACAATCATTGTATAAACTCTATCAACAAGCCTATACCCCATGGGAATGGCATAAGCCTATCTTTGACCGTTGTAGAGAGTTAGGGCTAATCCCTTTTAGTACGCCCTTTGATGAAAGTGCAGTGGACTTTCTTGAAGAGCTTGACGTTCCCTTTTACAAAATCGCCTCGTTTGAAAATAATGATATTCCCTTGATTAAAAAAGTGGCTGCAACTGGTAAACCCATGATTATTTCAACAGGCATGGCCACAGTAGCTGAACTTGATGAAACAGTGAGAACAGCCAGAGAAGCTGGTTGTAAGGACATTATATTATTAAAGTGTACAAGCACTTATCCCGCTTCACCGGAAAACAGTAATATAATAACAATCCCCCATATGCGTCAACTCTTTAATTGTGAGGTGGGATTGTCTGACCATACTCTGGGAGTTGGGGTAGCCGTTGCCAGTGTGGCTTTAGGGGCAACTGTAATAGAGAAACATTTTACGTTGTCAAGAGCCGATGGAGGAGTCGATGCAGAATTCTCCCTCGAACCACATGAGATGAAGATGTTAGTAGAGGAGACAAAGCGGGCATGGGAGGCTTTGGGAAGAGTAAAATATGGTCCAACAAAACAAGAACAGGCATCTATGAAATTTAGACGCTCACTCTATGTAGCCCAAGATATGAAAGCTGGAGAAGTGTTTACAAAAGAAAACTTAAGAGTTATCAGACCAGGCTATGGATTACCA